CTCCAATATGGCGGCGCCGCAGAGGCCAATTAAGCATCTATGTTTCTAAAATCGTTTTGTCGCAACATATAGGATACAGACTGTGAGAGTTGTTCAATAGTCCACACGGCAATAATATCTGGAGTTCATATACAACAAAACAACCGTTAACCCATAATAAAAgctatgatatttttaaatttaactaAACGGGACACCAGTCCACTACAGGCGCCATAAGCGGCTCCCCGCCGACAGAGGGCAGTGTACCGGTAACTGAACAGTcgagcagccaatcagaggaggCCAACGCGGGCGCAAAGAAAGGGAAGAGGAAGCTTTCTTGCCGCCATTTCACGTGAAAGCAGCGCGCGACAAGGCCGACAACCAGTGCcaaacaattaaacaaaatcAGACAGAATTTGAACCGGATACACCAGCGGGAGATTTGCAAACTAACCGTAACCGTTTACATAACGGTAGGGTCTAACTGGTTTCAACTTTCCTGTCCGGCTGTGTTGCCTGGAGACGAAGAAAATGAGCAGTTACGGTAGGGCGCCACCAGACGTGGAGGGGATGACCTCCCTCAAAGTGGATAACCTGACTTACCGAACTTCGCCGGAGACTCTGCGCCGGGTATTTGAGAAGTACGGCCGTGTGGGTGATGTGTACATCCCCCGGGACAGGTACACCAAGGAGAGCCGCGGGTTCGCCTTTGTGCGGTTCCTCGACAAGCGTGACGCCGAGGACGCCATGGACGCTATGGACGGCGCGCTGCTGGACGGGCGGGAGCTCCGGGTGCAGATGGCCCGGTACGGACGACCCCCGGACTCCATGTACAGCCGGAGGGGTGCGCCGCCGCGCAGATACGGAGGAGGGTACGGTGGCCGCAGGAGCAGGAGGTAAACGCTGGTGTGACTAGGTTAAATCATGAACCCCGTTCGTTGTAAAGCGAAGAAGAGCACATGGTTCAAAGCGAAACTAACAGATTGAATTTGAACCACTGCTTGTTTTTCTAGTGATCATTAAGTAAATACTGTCATTGCGAAATTACATAACTGCACAGCagtcatcatgatgtcattattATAATAATGTGTGCGATAATGCACAGACTGATGTGTTAATATCACTTTAGGGCCTCAGCTAACGTTTATTGTCATTATCTGATGTTACTAGGCCTAATCCACAGATTATGTTGAGCAGGTAATCAGTTggcagggttggaaattaacttcTTTGTCCACATTTACATTACCATTGTTTTTCAGGCTGGTGActgaagcaaatctagcagccacttaaacattttaccagcatttggttGGTGCTAATTTTCAACCCTGATTCGGTCTAATGGTTGTAGCTTTGTAGCACCCAGTCTACCTAGTTTTATCAGGTGGTTGGTCATTAAAATAATTTAGTTAGGGACGATCCTAGTAACTTATTTCCCGAATGTTTaaacagccatttaaagttaGATCATCGGACTAGTCTAAAGGTAAGATAGCattcagaaaacagtcaaaatggAGCAcaatttaatgtgtttgtttaaagtgtatctgaaaaaatattgattacattaaaagagccatttgaagccattaataacattttttagTTACCAAACACTCATTTTAATACAGCTGATTCATGTGGAACTTTGCACCATGCTTATGAACATTGCACATTATCctacaaaacatgaaaacaactcATTATCTAAAAGTTATTAAGTTGTTGAAGACAGTGTTTCTTAGGaaaatatatctttaaaaaacttGCCATAATTTTGCAAGAAATGATAATGTTTGACATAGTAGAATTTCTGGTGCCAATGAGCAAG
The nucleotide sequence above comes from Epinephelus lanceolatus isolate andai-2023 chromosome 21, ASM4190304v1, whole genome shotgun sequence. Encoded proteins:
- the srsf2a gene encoding serine and arginine rich splicing factor 2a is translated as MSSYGRAPPDVEGMTSLKVDNLTYRTSPETLRRVFEKYGRVGDVYIPRDRYTKESRGFAFVRFLDKRDAEDAMDAMDGALLDGRELRVQMARYGRPPDSMYSRRGAPPRRYGGGYGGRRSRSRSASPRRRRRSRSRSRSRSRSRSRSRHHYSRSRSRSDSRSRSRSRSKSKSKSKSKSKSKSRTPRRSKTKSPSRSRSSKSRSRTPPSNRGSKSRSRSKSKSRPKSPEDNEAET